The Microbacterium horticulturae genome has a window encoding:
- a CDS encoding alpha-N-arabinofuranosidase: MTRATVTLDRDFTVGPVPCRLFGSFVEHMGRCVYTGIYEPGHPTADENGYRQDVLDLTAEMGVSVVRYPGGNFVSGYEWEDGVGPAASRPRRLDGAWHTVETNAFGLHEFVGWARKADVEIMEAVNLGTRGVDAARRLVEYANHPGGTELSDLRRANGAEEPFGITLWCLGNEMDGPWQIGHKTADEYGRLALEAGKAMRLVDPSIELVVCGSSGSGMPTFGEWERIVLEHTYDVADYISLHAYYEEKDGDAASFLASAVDMDHFIESVVATADAVRAQRKATKRINLSFDEWNVWYQTAREGDDMPATIEARGEWREHPRIIEDEYNVTDAVVVGTLLNSLLRHGDRVAIANQAQLVNVIAPIRSEEGGPAWRQSIFWPFARMSAFARGQILSARTSSDRYETARFGDVDVVDTSATWDAETGRVAVFAANRGLDEAAEVSVALHGFAANRVVQAEVLTVPEGADRFASNTEGAADRVGLVPLDGAAIDGDVLTFTLPPLSWGWVLVEATAR, from the coding sequence ATGACTCGCGCAACCGTCACTCTTGACCGTGACTTCACCGTCGGCCCCGTGCCGTGTCGCCTGTTCGGCTCCTTCGTCGAGCACATGGGGCGCTGCGTGTACACGGGCATCTACGAGCCCGGACACCCCACCGCCGACGAGAACGGCTATCGCCAGGACGTCCTCGATCTGACCGCCGAGATGGGCGTGAGCGTCGTGCGCTATCCCGGCGGCAACTTCGTCTCGGGCTATGAATGGGAAGACGGCGTCGGGCCCGCGGCATCCCGCCCTCGTCGCCTCGACGGGGCATGGCACACGGTCGAGACGAACGCGTTCGGCCTGCACGAGTTCGTCGGCTGGGCGCGCAAGGCCGATGTCGAGATCATGGAGGCCGTGAACCTCGGCACCCGCGGAGTGGATGCTGCGCGCCGCCTCGTCGAGTACGCGAACCATCCCGGCGGCACCGAGCTCAGTGATCTGCGCCGCGCCAACGGGGCCGAAGAGCCGTTCGGCATCACGCTGTGGTGCCTCGGCAACGAGATGGACGGCCCCTGGCAGATCGGGCACAAGACCGCCGACGAATACGGACGGCTCGCCCTCGAGGCCGGCAAGGCCATGCGCCTGGTCGACCCGTCGATCGAGCTCGTGGTGTGCGGCAGCTCGGGCAGCGGCATGCCCACCTTCGGCGAGTGGGAGCGGATAGTCCTCGAGCACACCTACGACGTCGCCGACTACATCTCACTGCACGCGTACTACGAGGAGAAGGACGGGGATGCCGCGAGCTTCCTCGCCTCGGCGGTCGACATGGACCACTTCATCGAGTCGGTCGTGGCCACCGCCGACGCCGTGCGCGCCCAGCGCAAGGCGACCAAGCGCATCAACCTCTCGTTCGACGAGTGGAACGTCTGGTACCAGACCGCCCGTGAAGGCGACGACATGCCCGCGACCATCGAGGCGCGCGGGGAGTGGCGAGAGCACCCGCGCATCATCGAGGACGAGTACAACGTCACCGATGCGGTCGTCGTCGGCACCCTGCTGAACTCGCTGCTGCGCCACGGCGATCGCGTCGCCATCGCCAACCAGGCGCAGCTCGTGAACGTGATAGCCCCGATCCGCAGCGAAGAGGGCGGGCCCGCGTGGCGGCAGTCGATCTTCTGGCCGTTCGCGCGCATGTCTGCCTTCGCGCGCGGCCAGATCCTCTCGGCGCGCACGAGCTCGGATCGGTACGAGACCGCACGCTTCGGTGATGTCGACGTGGTCGACACGAGTGCGACGTGGGATGCCGAGACCGGCCGCGTCGCGGTGTTCGCCGCCAACCGCGGGCTCGACGAGGCGGCCGAGGTCAGCGTCGCCCTGCACGGATTCGCGGCGAACCGCGTCGTGCAGGCCGAGGTGCTGACGGTCCCCGAGGGGGCCGATCGGTTCGCCAGCAACACCGAGGGCGCGGCGGATCGCGTCGGCTTGGTGCCGCTGGACGGCGCCGCCATCGACGGCGACGTGCTGACGTTCACGCTGCCGCCGCTCTCATGGGGCTGGGTGCTCGTCGAGGCGACCGCGCGCTGA
- a CDS encoding FAD-binding protein: MHEQTNWAGNHHYRATRFAEPQSVDELAALITDSPAVRVIGSRHSFNDIADSDDLLISTTGLPTSVEIDAEARTVTVGGGVRYGDLALALQQAGWALHNLASLPHISVAGAVATATHGSGDRNGNLATAVRGIHFLSGTGEAVELRRGDPGFEGAVVAIGALGVVVALTLDIVPTFAVRQRLFSGLGWDAATARFDEIFASAYSVSLFTLWDEPTVSLAWIKERVDEPSRVGEDFFGAIAEAEVRHMIAGMDVRNVTEQVGVAGPWSERLAHFRYEFTPSTGAEIQSEYLVPRARAVEAIEAVRALGPRLRGLLQISEIRSVAADRLWLSTAYETEMIGLHFTWVRDSEGVAAVLPAIEEVLYPLGARPHWGKVFAGLDAPAMYPRLGDFRALADRHDPESRFRNAFVRRVLA, translated from the coding sequence GTGCACGAGCAGACGAACTGGGCCGGCAACCACCACTACCGCGCGACGCGCTTCGCTGAACCGCAGAGCGTCGACGAACTCGCCGCGCTGATCACGGATTCGCCGGCGGTGCGCGTCATCGGCAGCCGGCACTCGTTCAACGACATCGCCGACAGCGACGACCTGCTCATCAGCACGACGGGCCTGCCGACCTCGGTCGAGATCGACGCCGAGGCGCGCACGGTGACCGTCGGCGGGGGAGTGCGGTACGGCGACCTCGCGCTCGCTCTGCAGCAGGCCGGGTGGGCGCTGCACAACCTCGCATCGCTGCCGCACATCTCCGTCGCCGGGGCCGTGGCCACCGCCACGCATGGGTCGGGCGACCGCAACGGAAATCTGGCCACCGCGGTCCGCGGCATCCACTTTCTCTCCGGCACCGGCGAAGCCGTCGAGCTGCGCCGGGGCGACCCCGGGTTCGAGGGCGCCGTGGTCGCCATCGGGGCGCTCGGCGTCGTCGTGGCGCTCACCCTCGACATCGTGCCGACGTTCGCGGTGCGGCAGCGTCTGTTCTCAGGACTGGGGTGGGATGCCGCCACCGCCCGCTTCGATGAGATCTTCGCCTCTGCGTACAGCGTTTCGCTGTTCACGCTCTGGGATGAGCCGACCGTCTCGCTCGCGTGGATCAAGGAGCGCGTCGACGAGCCTTCGCGCGTGGGCGAGGACTTCTTCGGGGCGATCGCCGAAGCCGAGGTGCGGCACATGATCGCGGGCATGGACGTGCGCAACGTCACCGAGCAGGTGGGCGTCGCCGGCCCCTGGAGCGAGCGGCTCGCTCACTTCCGCTATGAGTTCACGCCCTCCACCGGGGCCGAGATCCAGTCGGAGTACCTCGTGCCTCGTGCGCGCGCGGTCGAGGCCATCGAGGCTGTGCGCGCCCTCGGCCCGCGGTTGCGCGGCCTGCTGCAGATCAGCGAGATCCGCTCGGTGGCCGCCGACCGACTGTGGCTGTCGACCGCCTACGAGACCGAGATGATCGGGCTGCACTTCACCTGGGTGCGCGACAGCGAGGGCGTGGCGGCCGTGCTGCCCGCGATCGAAGAGGTGCTGTATCCGCTGGGCGCCCGCCCGCACTGGGGCAAGGTGTTCGCGGGGCTCGACGCGCCGGCGATGTACCCGCGGCTGGGCGACTTCCGCGCGCTCGCCGACCGGCATGACCCTGAGAGCCGCTTCCGCAACGCGTTCGTCCGGCGCGTGCTCGCCTAA
- a CDS encoding NAD-dependent epimerase/dehydratase family protein: protein MRIAVTGSSGKLGSVVARELRAAGHTVIGMDAAGTRGPDFVEVQLTDYGQVVDALTAVGDRHDGVDALVHLAAIPAPGIRSDVATFHNNMIATFNAFWAATRLGIRRIVYASSETVLGLPFDVPPPYVPVDEEYPPRPESVYSLVKVLEERMATELVRWHPDVSITALRFSNVMWPDDYAAFPSFDADPLLRKWNLWGYIDARDGAQAVQRALEKAPAGFDQFIIAAADTVMSRTNDELLDAVFPDVPRHGDVGTHDTLLSIDKARRLLGFQPRYSWRDEVG, encoded by the coding sequence ATGCGCATCGCGGTCACGGGTTCATCGGGCAAGCTCGGCTCGGTCGTCGCGCGCGAATTGCGCGCGGCAGGCCACACGGTGATCGGGATGGATGCCGCGGGCACCCGCGGCCCCGACTTCGTCGAGGTGCAGCTCACCGACTACGGGCAGGTCGTCGACGCTCTCACCGCCGTCGGCGACCGGCACGACGGCGTCGATGCCCTCGTGCATCTGGCGGCGATCCCGGCGCCCGGGATCCGCAGCGACGTCGCGACGTTCCACAACAACATGATCGCGACGTTCAACGCGTTCTGGGCGGCCACGCGGCTGGGCATCCGCCGCATCGTCTACGCCTCGAGCGAGACCGTGCTCGGCCTGCCGTTCGATGTTCCGCCGCCGTACGTGCCCGTCGACGAGGAATACCCGCCACGGCCCGAGTCGGTGTACTCACTGGTCAAGGTGCTCGAAGAGCGGATGGCGACCGAGCTCGTACGCTGGCACCCCGACGTGTCGATCACGGCGCTGCGCTTCTCGAACGTGATGTGGCCCGACGACTACGCCGCCTTCCCGTCGTTCGACGCCGACCCCCTGCTGCGCAAGTGGAACCTGTGGGGCTACATCGACGCGCGCGACGGCGCGCAGGCCGTGCAGCGCGCGCTCGAGAAGGCTCCGGCCGGTTTCGACCAGTTCATCATCGCCGCCGCCGACACCGTCATGTCGCGCACGAACGACGAGTTGCTCGACGCCGTGTTCCCCGACGTGCCGCGGCACGGCGATGTCGGAACGCATGACACGCTGCTGTCGATCGACAAGGCGCGGCGGCTGCTGGGCTTTCAGCCGCGGTACTCGTGGCGGGACGAGGTGGGTTAG
- a CDS encoding glycoside hydrolase family 127 protein, whose amino-acid sequence MPVTPVVPSVSTLRPLGLDEVHITGGFWAHRQEVNARGTLAHIGARLESEGWLPNFDLAAQSRVSEGRLPEGRRGREFADSEVYKYLEALAWETGRTGDADLEQRLRATVARVAAAQEPDGYLNTAFGRPGQPPRWSDLAWGHELYCLGHLFQAAVARHRTAPGADDGLVEIARRAADLICATFGRDGNPGVCGHPEIEVALVELGRALDVPAYIDQAALFVERRGHGVLGDIEWGRSYFQDDVSVREATVLRGHAVRANYLAAGAADVAAERDDLQLLDALRTQWETTIARRTYLTGGQGSHHQDEAFGEDWELPADRAYSETCAGVGSIMFSWRMLLATADPRYADLVERTLYNVVATSPSDDGCAFFYANPLHQRVPGAVPDPDATSPRASSSLRAPWFEVSCCPPNVARTLASLDAYVATATDDGIQLHQYASCAIRTTLPSGAEIALDVQTGYPAEGRVRIEIGADAEFELSLRVPAWAEGASVQVAGVVDAAAPGVHRVRRAFRRGDVVELTLPVAPRVTRPDPRIDAARGCIAVERGPEVFALESVDLDGFDDVADAVAGAEPIAHDGQVWLPIARRDERDDTWPYAGAESAASLTPVEMPLVPYHSWGNRGPSTMRVWIPTA is encoded by the coding sequence ATGCCTGTTACCCCTGTCGTTCCCTCCGTCAGCACGTTGCGCCCGCTCGGCCTCGACGAGGTGCACATCACCGGTGGGTTCTGGGCGCACCGCCAGGAGGTCAACGCCCGCGGGACGCTCGCCCACATCGGCGCCCGGCTCGAGTCCGAGGGATGGCTGCCGAACTTCGACCTCGCCGCCCAGAGCCGTGTATCCGAGGGCCGTCTGCCCGAGGGACGGCGCGGACGCGAGTTCGCCGACTCGGAGGTGTACAAGTACCTCGAGGCGCTGGCGTGGGAGACCGGCCGCACCGGCGACGCCGATCTCGAACAGCGCCTGCGCGCCACGGTGGCGCGAGTCGCCGCCGCTCAGGAGCCCGACGGCTACCTCAACACCGCCTTCGGCCGCCCCGGGCAGCCTCCGCGTTGGTCGGACCTGGCCTGGGGCCACGAGCTGTACTGCCTCGGCCATCTGTTCCAGGCGGCGGTCGCGCGGCACCGCACCGCTCCGGGCGCCGACGACGGTCTCGTCGAGATCGCGCGCCGCGCCGCCGACCTGATCTGCGCGACGTTCGGCCGCGACGGCAACCCCGGCGTGTGCGGTCACCCCGAAATCGAGGTTGCGCTCGTCGAGCTCGGCCGCGCGCTCGACGTGCCCGCCTACATCGACCAGGCGGCCCTGTTCGTCGAGCGGCGCGGACACGGCGTGCTCGGCGATATCGAGTGGGGCCGCAGCTACTTTCAGGACGACGTGTCCGTCCGCGAGGCGACAGTGCTGCGCGGCCATGCCGTGCGCGCGAACTACCTGGCCGCCGGCGCCGCGGACGTCGCGGCCGAAAGGGACGACCTGCAGCTTCTCGACGCGCTGCGCACGCAGTGGGAGACCACCATCGCCCGCCGCACCTATCTCACCGGTGGGCAGGGATCGCACCACCAGGACGAGGCGTTCGGCGAAGACTGGGAGTTGCCGGCCGACCGCGCGTACTCCGAGACGTGCGCAGGCGTGGGCTCGATCATGTTCTCGTGGCGGATGCTGCTGGCCACCGCCGATCCCCGCTACGCCGACCTCGTCGAGCGCACCCTCTACAACGTCGTGGCCACCTCGCCGTCCGACGACGGCTGCGCCTTCTTCTACGCGAACCCGCTGCACCAGCGCGTGCCGGGAGCGGTACCCGACCCCGATGCGACCTCGCCCCGTGCGTCGTCGTCGCTGCGCGCGCCGTGGTTCGAGGTCTCGTGCTGCCCGCCGAACGTCGCCCGCACCCTGGCCAGCCTCGACGCGTACGTCGCGACGGCGACCGATGACGGCATCCAACTCCACCAGTACGCGTCGTGCGCGATCCGCACCACGCTGCCATCGGGGGCCGAGATCGCTCTCGACGTGCAGACCGGGTACCCCGCCGAGGGGCGCGTGCGCATCGAGATCGGCGCCGATGCGGAGTTCGAGCTGTCGCTGCGGGTGCCCGCGTGGGCCGAGGGTGCGAGCGTGCAAGTAGCGGGAGTGGTGGATGCCGCGGCCCCGGGCGTGCACCGCGTGCGGCGTGCCTTCCGCCGCGGCGACGTCGTCGAGCTGACGCTCCCGGTCGCTCCGCGCGTCACGCGTCCAGACCCGCGCATCGATGCGGCCCGCGGCTGCATCGCCGTCGAGCGCGGGCCCGAGGTCTTCGCTCTCGAGTCGGTGGACCTGGACGGATTCGACGACGTCGCCGACGCGGTCGCCGGGGCCGAGCCGATTGCCCACGACGGACAGGTATGGCTGCCGATCGCCCGACGCGACGAGCGCGACGACACCTGGCCGTACGCGGGTGCCGAGTCCGCGGCATCCCTCACCCCCGTCGAGATGCCGCTGGTGCCGTATCATTCGTGGGGCAATCGGGGTCCGTCGACCATGCGGGTGTGGATTCCGACCGCCTGA
- a CDS encoding carbohydrate ABC transporter permease: MATQTFTATDVLRVDGPHQRPTRSTGARIAAGMPFWVLTTALAIIFLYPLIWTAISSVAPKAGTSQVDGWGLGNYAALAHYQAGIWVYLFNSLFVSLLTVLLTLVVSLLGGYAFARFAFPGKNMLFLVTLAILMVPYATLLIPLYVILNAAGLSNSLVGVAIVLTMFQLPFSTFMMRISFESIPRELDEAAMVDGCSTFGALRRVLLPAVKPGLVTVGLFAFLAAWNDFMAPLILITDTNRMTLPLAVANLRVQVQGVIDYGATEAGVVVLALPCILLFLLLQRHYVRGFMSGAFKG; encoded by the coding sequence ATGGCCACGCAGACCTTCACCGCCACCGACGTCCTGCGCGTCGATGGGCCGCACCAGCGCCCGACCCGGTCGACCGGTGCCCGGATCGCCGCCGGCATGCCCTTCTGGGTGCTGACCACGGCGCTCGCGATCATCTTCCTCTACCCGCTGATCTGGACCGCGATCTCGTCGGTCGCGCCCAAGGCCGGCACCAGCCAGGTCGACGGCTGGGGCCTGGGCAACTACGCCGCGCTCGCGCACTATCAGGCGGGCATCTGGGTGTACCTGTTCAACTCGCTGTTCGTGTCGCTGCTGACCGTGCTGCTCACGCTCGTCGTGTCCCTTCTGGGCGGCTACGCGTTCGCGCGGTTCGCGTTCCCCGGCAAGAACATGCTGTTCCTCGTGACACTTGCGATCCTCATGGTGCCGTACGCGACGCTGCTGATCCCGCTGTACGTGATCCTCAACGCCGCGGGCCTCTCCAACTCACTCGTCGGCGTGGCCATCGTGCTGACGATGTTCCAGCTGCCGTTCTCGACGTTCATGATGCGCATCTCGTTCGAGTCGATCCCGCGCGAGCTCGACGAGGCCGCGATGGTCGACGGCTGCTCCACCTTCGGGGCACTGCGCCGCGTGCTGCTGCCGGCGGTCAAGCCGGGCCTGGTCACCGTGGGCCTGTTCGCGTTCCTGGCGGCGTGGAACGACTTCATGGCCCCGCTGATCCTCATCACCGACACGAACCGGATGACGCTGCCCCTGGCCGTCGCGAACCTGCGCGTGCAGGTGCAGGGCGTGATCGACTACGGCGCCACCGAGGCGGGCGTGGTCGTGCTGGCGCTGCCGTGCATCCTCCTGTTCCTCCTCCTCCAACGTCACTACGTGCGCGGCTTCATGTCGGGCGCCTTCAAAGGATGA
- a CDS encoding carbohydrate ABC transporter permease has translation MTITASPPLRRRRSPRARRDAWRGWGYAAPTAAFVLFVFILPLLLVLQMSGSDWPLLGGNQGLNLPDNYVDAATHRLFWNSIGFTITYTVITTVLLIGLGLGLALLVQESTRWKSLMRTAFLIPSALGLASASLLFYVIYSPYAGPFADLMKAWGFTFLGSPQGALFSTVFLIVWRYAGFYMLLMLVGLQGIPDDVYEAARIDGASRWQTFRDITVPLLRPTFALTTVMCVTGSLLAFEQFYILTKGGPDNSTMTVVQLIYNVAFQGQNDLGVAAALSVIVLAALIVINIFQLRAFRRPDES, from the coding sequence ATGACCATCACCGCATCTCCGCCGCTGCGCCGCAGGCGGTCCCCCCGTGCCCGGCGCGACGCATGGCGCGGCTGGGGCTATGCCGCCCCCACCGCCGCGTTCGTCCTGTTCGTCTTCATCCTGCCGCTGCTGCTCGTGCTGCAGATGTCGGGCTCGGACTGGCCGCTGCTCGGCGGCAACCAAGGGCTGAACCTGCCCGACAACTACGTCGATGCCGCCACCCATCGCCTGTTCTGGAACTCGATCGGCTTCACGATCACCTACACCGTCATCACGACCGTGCTGCTGATCGGTCTGGGCCTCGGGCTCGCGCTGCTCGTGCAGGAGTCGACGCGGTGGAAGTCGCTGATGCGCACTGCCTTCCTCATTCCGAGCGCACTCGGCCTGGCATCGGCATCCCTCCTCTTCTACGTCATCTACTCGCCGTACGCGGGACCGTTCGCCGACCTGATGAAGGCCTGGGGCTTCACCTTCCTCGGCAGCCCGCAGGGCGCCCTCTTCTCGACGGTGTTCCTCATCGTGTGGCGGTACGCAGGCTTCTACATGCTGCTCATGCTCGTTGGCCTGCAGGGCATTCCCGACGACGTCTACGAGGCCGCCCGCATCGACGGTGCGAGCAGGTGGCAGACCTTCCGCGACATCACCGTGCCGCTCCTGCGCCCGACCTTCGCCCTGACCACCGTGATGTGCGTCACCGGGTCGCTGCTGGCATTCGAGCAGTTCTACATCCTCACCAAGGGCGGCCCCGACAACAGCACGATGACGGTCGTGCAGCTGATCTACAACGTCGCCTTCCAGGGGCAGAACGACCTCGGCGTGGCTGCTGCACTGTCGGTGATCGTGCTGGCCGCCCTGATTGTGATCAACATCTTCCAGCTGCGCGCGTTCCGGCGCCCCGACGAGAGCTGA
- a CDS encoding ABC transporter substrate-binding protein, giving the protein MTRIGRRRRSAIALVAAGALMVGLAACSGGGNSAAPAASIPANGTDDGTNLTLWTRAPLEKQAKLLVAEYNKTHKNQVELTVVPNDDYVAKVGAAAGSGGLPDLFAADIVYVPNWVKQGLFQDISKQIDGLSYKDTINKGHLAAGTYEGKEHVLPFVLDLSMMFWNKELFTEAGLDPDTPPANLAEFAADAKKIQALGKDGVYGTATGLNCGGCLVFTWFPSVWADGKQVMNDDGTKSLMNSDTAKAVYSTWADLWKSGAVLPSSKDESGATWTAGFTEGKVGLMFYPATLLSSTPFDAGVAGIPGPNGGSSTFVGGDGIGISKDSKNAAQAWNFLSWMMSEDAQVGVLAKDHDVVSRSDLAENQYTAKDPRLVTINKVAGEGDTPVALNFQQAFNAPGSPWVTLVRDAVLNDKGTVDADNDAITQILQQ; this is encoded by the coding sequence ATGACCCGTATTGGACGCCGCCGGCGCTCCGCGATCGCCCTCGTGGCGGCCGGCGCGCTCATGGTGGGCCTCGCCGCCTGTTCCGGCGGCGGCAACAGCGCCGCGCCCGCCGCGTCGATCCCCGCCAACGGGACCGACGACGGCACGAACCTCACCCTGTGGACGCGCGCGCCCCTGGAGAAGCAGGCGAAGCTTCTGGTCGCCGAGTACAACAAGACCCACAAGAACCAGGTCGAGCTCACCGTCGTTCCCAACGACGACTACGTCGCCAAGGTGGGCGCCGCAGCCGGCTCGGGCGGTCTGCCCGACCTGTTCGCCGCCGACATCGTCTACGTGCCGAACTGGGTGAAGCAGGGGCTCTTCCAAGACATCTCGAAGCAGATCGACGGCCTTTCGTACAAGGACACCATCAACAAGGGGCACCTTGCCGCCGGCACCTACGAGGGCAAGGAGCACGTGCTGCCGTTCGTGCTCGACCTGTCGATGATGTTCTGGAACAAGGAGCTGTTCACCGAGGCCGGCCTCGACCCCGACACTCCCCCCGCGAACCTCGCCGAGTTCGCCGCCGACGCCAAGAAGATCCAGGCCCTCGGCAAGGACGGCGTCTACGGCACGGCGACGGGCCTGAACTGCGGTGGATGCCTCGTGTTCACCTGGTTCCCGAGCGTCTGGGCCGACGGCAAGCAGGTGATGAACGACGACGGCACGAAGTCCTTGATGAACAGTGACACCGCCAAGGCCGTGTACTCGACGTGGGCCGACCTGTGGAAGTCGGGCGCCGTCCTGCCCAGCTCGAAGGACGAGTCGGGCGCGACATGGACCGCCGGCTTCACCGAAGGCAAGGTCGGGCTCATGTTCTACCCCGCCACGCTGCTCTCGTCCACGCCGTTCGACGCCGGTGTCGCGGGTATCCCCGGCCCCAACGGAGGCTCGTCGACCTTCGTCGGCGGCGACGGCATCGGCATCTCAAAGGACTCGAAGAACGCCGCGCAGGCGTGGAACTTCCTCTCCTGGATGATGTCGGAGGACGCCCAGGTCGGCGTGCTGGCCAAGGACCACGATGTCGTCTCGCGCTCCGACCTCGCCGAGAACCAGTACACGGCGAAGGACCCGCGCCTGGTCACGATCAACAAGGTCGCAGGCGAAGGTGACACACCGGTCGCCCTCAACTTCCAGCAGGCGTTCAACGCCCCCGGCAGCCCCTGGGTCACCCTCGTGCGCGATGCGGTGCTGAACGACAAGGGCACCGTCGACGCCGACAACGACGCGATCACGCAGATCCTGCAGCAGTGA
- a CDS encoding LacI family DNA-binding transcriptional regulator — protein sequence MRTETGSRTATLSDVAQRAGVSIATASKAMNDRDDVAAATRTRVLAAAEELSFTPNAMARGLLAGRTGTVGLLTSDLEGRFVIPILMGAEDAFGAGQVNVFLCDARGDAIREQHHLKALLSRRVDGIIVVGRQTDPRPSLGGDVPVPVVYAYAPSDDPRDISLTPDNVTGGRMAVEHLIACGHTRIAHISGDPAYAAAQDRLTGAREALSVAGLELVGEPLFSAWTEHWGRDAAALALQRHPDIDAIFCGSDQIARGVLDTARELGRRVPEDLAVIGYDNWTVLAENTRPELTSIDANLQQLGRRAARCLFDAIGGDAPTPGVRHLPVKLVIRGSTIERR from the coding sequence ATGCGGACAGAAACGGGGTCGCGCACCGCGACACTCAGTGACGTCGCACAGCGTGCGGGGGTGTCGATCGCCACCGCGTCGAAGGCCATGAATGACCGCGATGATGTGGCCGCCGCCACGCGAACGCGGGTGCTGGCCGCTGCCGAAGAACTGAGTTTCACGCCCAACGCCATGGCGCGAGGGCTGCTGGCCGGACGTACCGGCACGGTCGGGCTGCTCACGAGCGACCTCGAGGGACGTTTCGTCATCCCGATCCTGATGGGCGCCGAAGACGCGTTCGGTGCGGGGCAGGTCAACGTCTTTCTGTGCGACGCGCGGGGCGACGCGATCCGCGAGCAGCATCATCTGAAGGCGCTGCTGAGTCGCCGGGTCGACGGCATCATCGTCGTGGGGCGCCAGACCGACCCACGGCCGTCGCTGGGCGGCGACGTTCCGGTGCCCGTCGTCTACGCGTATGCGCCCTCGGACGACCCGCGCGACATCTCGCTCACGCCTGACAACGTCACCGGTGGACGCATGGCGGTCGAGCACCTCATCGCCTGCGGCCACACCCGCATCGCGCACATCAGCGGCGACCCCGCCTACGCGGCGGCACAGGACCGTCTGACGGGGGCACGTGAGGCGCTGAGCGTCGCCGGGCTCGAGCTCGTCGGCGAGCCCCTGTTCTCGGCATGGACGGAGCACTGGGGGCGGGATGCCGCGGCCCTCGCCCTGCAGCGTCACCCCGACATCGACGCGATCTTCTGCGGATCGGACCAGATCGCCCGCGGCGTGCTCGACACCGCCCGTGAGCTGGGGCGACGGGTGCCCGAGGACCTCGCGGTCATCGGCTACGACAACTGGACGGTGCTCGCCGAGAACACCCGTCCCGAGCTGACCAGCATCGACGCCAATCTGCAGCAGCTCGGGCGGCGGGCGGCGCGTTGCCTGTTCGACGCGATCGGGGGAGATGCGCCGACGCCCGGCGTGCGGCATCTGCCGGTGAAGCTCGTGATCCGCGGGTCGACGATCGAGCGGCGGTGA
- a CDS encoding LacI family DNA-binding transcriptional regulator, protein MSERDARRVGMRDVARAAGVSAQTVSRVINDHASIRPETRRRVLEAMAALGYRVNNAARALGTDRSHVLGVLASDATLFGPGAGIAALERAAREAGRWVTTAYADAADPDSVDAAVRHLLDQSVDGILLVAQRIDTVARLERDAAVPVLALHQGTALQADAAALAVAHLAELGHRRIARIGGPDGWIEEGARAEGFENAASAHGITVTDRWSGDWSAASGAAVAGAVADAIGRADGPTAVAVANDQMALGLMSALSAAGRGIPSDISVVGFDDNPDAAHYRPALTSVRVDISGEARRCVAVVLDAAVPTAIDAPVLAARASTAPPTR, encoded by the coding sequence GTGAGCGAGCGAGACGCGCGGCGGGTGGGCATGCGCGATGTCGCGCGGGCGGCGGGCGTCTCGGCCCAGACCGTGTCGCGGGTCATCAACGACCACGCGAGCATCCGCCCCGAGACGCGGCGGCGGGTGCTCGAGGCCATGGCGGCGCTCGGATACCGGGTCAACAATGCCGCGCGGGCGCTGGGCACCGACCGCTCGCATGTGCTGGGTGTGCTGGCCTCGGACGCGACGCTGTTCGGGCCCGGCGCCGGCATCGCCGCCCTGGAGCGCGCCGCGCGCGAGGCGGGCCGCTGGGTCACGACCGCGTATGCCGATGCCGCCGACCCCGACTCTGTCGATGCCGCCGTGCGACACCTGCTGGACCAGAGTGTCGACGGCATCCTGCTGGTCGCGCAGCGCATCGACACGGTCGCGCGCCTCGAGCGTGACGCGGCGGTCCCGGTGCTCGCGCTGCACCAGGGCACCGCGCTGCAGGCCGACGCGGCGGCACTGGCGGTGGCGCACCTCGCCGAGCTCGGCCACCGGCGCATCGCCCGTATCGGCGGGCCGGACGGCTGGATCGAAGAGGGTGCGCGGGCCGAGGGGTTCGAGAACGCGGCATCCGCGCACGGCATCACCGTCACCGACCGCTGGTCGGGCGACTGGTCGGCCGCATCCGGAGCGGCCGTCGCCGGTGCCGTGGCCGATGCCATCGGGCGTGCGGACGGCCCGACCGCGGTCGCCGTCGCCAATGACCAGATGGCGCTCGGGCTCATGTCGGCGCTCAGCGCCGCGGGTCGCGGCATCCCCTCTGACATCAGCGTCGTGGGCTTCGACGACAACCCGGACGCGGCGCATTACCGCCCGGCGCTCACCAGCGTGCGTGTGGACATCTCCGGCGAGGCGCGGCGGTGCGTGGCGGTGGTGTTGGATGCCGCGGTGCCGACCGCGATCGACGCACCGGTGCTGGCCGCCCGCGCATCGACGGCGCCACCGACCCGGTGA